The Argopecten irradians isolate NY chromosome 6, Ai_NY, whole genome shotgun sequence genome has a window encoding:
- the LOC138325421 gene encoding cell cycle checkpoint protein RAD17-like produces MRKFDTKRDDDEDSNNSVIDLTSSPTQKSDKKRKRDNSFLQTISCKNSAKWVTSSFGDFDAFESFPPSSRPVKNSAPKRAATIDSSQPVLKVSKSSSTSISKTTHDTLQSKSEKPKISSGQVSSSGDRCWLTGKKRPVYESELWSDKYAPTNQGDLAVHKKKIGDVEAWIQTHLKAQAKLPPILILTGQAGTGKTATIKVLSRELKCDVQEWSNPVGSDRVWKKKDEFSTDVYQYGDIKTESQLTQFQHFLLRANKYNKLDIFGDNNTEKKLILVEEFPNVFYRDASAFHDTLRKYSHVGKCPLVFIVSDSTSRDSSSTERLLFPKTLQQELHIDNISFNPIALTSMTKVLTRIATKESSQGVHKFTVPTHAVLESIAMSSAGDIRGAINTLQFACLKDTKDLLPSALVKGKQPVKKQRGKSKSKTSDQKDSDLAAIGGRDTSLFLFRALGKILYCKRDDPSTHPDAPKLPVHLQEHHRDPLIVNPEEVVEKSHLSGDYFSAYLHQNYMEFFTDLDDMARASQYLSDADHLTDDWASRSVLQHYAASVATRGIIHANSARARFSSAGSGLGWKPLHKPQWYTAMKQSRDMSDSARCLFKEYAWTPEILQTEILPYLSVINTTLHQPGQASLLQDICRFSRTKFPVRSEKLDEKDVDLDESPPQSQELVVETVDEKEEIDDDDGIISNSQSKVRTSQEEDELIIEDFDD; encoded by the exons ATG CGGAAATTTGATACAAAAAGGGACGATGATGAAGATAGCAATAATTCTGTCATTGACCTTACATCTTCACCAACACAGAAATCTGATAAAAAGAGAAAACGTGACAACTCATTCCTACAGACCATTAGTTGCAAG aATTCAGCCAAATGGGTGACATCTTCTTTTGGGGATTTTGATGCATTTGAGAGTTTTCCTCCGTCTTCCCGTCCCGTGAAGAATTCTGCACCTAAGAGAGCAGCCACTATCGATTCTAGTCAGCCTGTTCTTAAAGTCTCCAAGTCATCTTCTACCAGTATTAGCAAAACAACTCATGATACTCTTCAGTCAAAGTCAGAAAAACCTAAAATAAGTAGTGGACAGGTATCATCGTCAGGTGACAGGTGCTGGTTAACAGGGAAGAAAAGACCAGTATATGAATCTGAATTGTGGTCAGACAAATATGCCCCAACAAATCAG GGGGACCTAGCTGTACACAAGAAGAAAATAGGGGATGTAGAAGCATGGATCCAAACACATCTCAAGGCACAGGCCAAG CTGCCACCAATTTTAATTCTGACTGGTCAAGCAGGAACAGGAAAGACCGCTACAATTAAAGTATTGTCCAGAGAACTCAAATGTGATGTCCAGGAATGGTCGAACCCTGTTGGATCTGATAGAGTGTGGAAGAAAAAGGATGAGTTTAGCACAG ATGTATACCAGTATGGTGATATAAAGACAGAATCACAGTTAACTCAGTTCCAGCATTTCCTTCTCCGAGccaacaaatacaacaaactCGATATATTTGGGGATAATAACACAgagaagaaattaattttagttGAG GAATTCCCCAATGTTTTCTACAGGGACGCCTCGGCCTTTCATGATACTCTCAG GAAATACTCCCATGTTGGAAAGTGTCCATTAGTGTTTATTGTGAGTGACTCCACCAGTCGGGACTCGTCCAGTACTGAACGACTTCTGTTTCCAAAGACTCTACAACAGGAGCTCCACATAGATAACATCAG CTTTAATCCTATTGCCTTGACGAGTATGACGAAGGTTTTGACACGGATCGCAACCAAAGAGTCCTCACAG GGAGTGCACAAATTTACTGTCCCCACACACGCTGTCCTGGAATCTATAGCCATGTCCAGTGCTGGTGACATCAGGGGAGCAATTAACACACTCCAGTTTGCCTGTCTCAAAG ACACCAAGGACCTGTTACCTAGTGCTCTAGTTAAAGGGAAACAGCCTGTGAAGAAGCAGAGAGGAAAATCCAAATCTAAGACATCAGATCAGAAAGATTCCGATCTTGCTGCTATCGGAGGACGAGATACCTCGCTATTTCTGTTCAGGGCTTTAGGCAAAATTCTTTACTGTAAAC GAGATGACCCTAGTACACATCCAGATGCTCCCAAACTTCCTGTCCATCTCCAAGAACATCATAGGGATCCTCTTATTGTGAATCCTGAG GAAGTCGTTGAGAAGTCTCATCTCTCTGGAGACTACTTCAGTGCCTATTTACACCAGAACTACATGGAATTCTTCACTGATTTGGACGACATGGCACGGGCATCTCAGTATCTTAGTGATGCCGATCACCTCACAGATGACTGGGCT TCACGGTCAGTGTTACAGCATTATGCTGCCTCTGTTGCCACAAGGGGGATAATTCATGCCAATTCTGCCAGAGCCAGGTTTTCCTCAGCAGGCTCTGGACTTGGGTGGAAGCCGTTACACAAGCCGCAATGGTACACCGCCATGAAACAG TCCAGAGACATGAGTGATAGTGCCAGGTGTCTTTTTAAag AGTATGCCTGGACCCCTGAAATCCTCCAGACTGAAATCCTGCCTTACCTGTCTGTCATCAACACCACGCTACACCAACCAG GTCAAGCGTCACTTTTACAAGATATTTGTAGGTTTTCCAGAACAAAGTTTCCCGTCAG GTCAGAAAAACTGGATGAGAAAGATGTGGATCTGGATGAATCGCCTCCTCAATCTCAAGAGTTGGTGGTTGAGACTGTAGATGAGAAAGAGGAAATTGACGATGATGATGGCATCATCAGCAACAGCCAATCAAAAGTTAGAACATCTCAAGAGGAGGATGAGCTAATTATTGAAGATTTTGATGACTGA